In Haloterrigena turkmenica DSM 5511, a single genomic region encodes these proteins:
- a CDS encoding alpha/beta fold hydrolase, translated as MGAELTRRFDTGQFDDRYPYVRVGHGPETLLVIPGIGDAMFDGEYGRTDAVTTAATFRRFLADYTVYLVSRPRGLEDRRSIDAMARDYERVLADHVGAASVLGLSMGGLIAQELARERPDLVERLVLGVSGCRLAEGGRPIVRELHRLALEGEWTEIRARLYEAMFTGAWRRIVPTLSQAVGRIRPPDPAEPRDVPISFDAVRDYDGTDRLEEIEPRTLVIGGTADPFFPAAILRETHEGLPDGQLETFTGARHGVFLERKEGFDNRVREFLEDEVTQIREK; from the coding sequence ATGGGAGCCGAACTGACGCGACGATTCGACACCGGACAGTTCGACGACCGGTACCCGTACGTCCGCGTCGGCCACGGTCCGGAGACGCTGCTCGTGATCCCCGGCATCGGCGACGCGATGTTCGACGGGGAGTACGGCCGTACCGACGCGGTGACGACCGCCGCGACGTTCCGTCGGTTTCTCGCCGACTACACCGTCTATCTGGTCAGCCGGCCGCGCGGACTCGAGGACCGCCGGTCGATCGACGCGATGGCTCGTGACTACGAACGCGTCCTCGCGGATCACGTCGGAGCGGCGTCCGTGCTGGGACTCTCGATGGGCGGGCTGATCGCCCAGGAGCTCGCCCGCGAGCGGCCCGACCTGGTCGAGCGACTCGTCCTCGGCGTCTCGGGCTGTCGGCTCGCGGAGGGCGGTCGGCCGATCGTCCGCGAACTCCACCGCCTCGCACTCGAGGGCGAGTGGACGGAGATCCGCGCCCGCCTTTACGAGGCGATGTTCACCGGAGCGTGGCGACGGATCGTTCCGACGCTCTCGCAGGCGGTCGGACGGATCCGGCCGCCGGACCCGGCCGAACCGCGTGACGTGCCGATCTCCTTCGACGCCGTCCGCGACTACGACGGCACGGATCGCCTCGAGGAGATCGAGCCGCGGACGCTGGTCATCGGCGGCACCGCAGATCCCTTCTTCCCCGCGGCGATCCTCCGCGAGACCCACGAGGGGCTGCCGGACGGTCAACTCGAGACGTTCACCGGCGCCCGCCACGGCGTGTTCCTCGAGCGAAAGGAGGGCTTCGACAACCGGGTTCGGGAGTTCCTCGAGGACGAGGTCACGCAGATTCGGGAGAAATAG